From the genome of Capra hircus breed San Clemente chromosome 21, ASM170441v1, whole genome shotgun sequence:
TTGCAATAGCCATGCAAGGCAAATCAATGAGAGAGTAATACTAtactccaaagaaaacaaagcgGAAGCTCAGATGTAATTtacccaagaccacacagctagGATTGGAGCCCATGTCTGTCCAAGCCCCATGCCTCTTTGCCGAAGGCAGAAAGGAACTAGCCTTAGAGAAACACTTGCAGAAAGTGAACTGCCCTCTGGTCTCTCACCCCAGAATGAAAGAGAAGCCAGTGGGTTAATGATAAAATCAGCAATGTGAGAGTaaggactgggacttccctggtggtccagtggttaagattttgtctCCCAAAGCAGAgggtacgggttcaatccctggttggggagctaacatCCCACGTGCCTCTGGGCCAAAAACCAAAATCTAAACccgaagcaatgttgtaacaaattcaataaaggctttaaaaatggtccacatcaaaaaaaatctaaaaaaaaagacaaagaaccaAGAGTGGTGCTCGAGTTTGACACTGTTTATTTTAataagttcacacacacacacaaaaaaagtaatTATTCTTGTTTATTGAACCGAGTGCAGTGCTTGGGACTTTCTGTACTTTATCTCAGATCTTCACCACAATGCCAAGAAGATTTTGTTATTTCTAGTTTATGAAGTAGACCATTACGATCCGGAGAGGTTAGTtaacttactcaaggtcacacagctaatgaatGAGTCAGGACTGAACCCAGAGGACTCTCTGACGTCAAAGCCCCCACCCTCCCTTTCCGTCAAGCAACCTCATCAATGCTATGCTGATGGAAGGTAGCGAAGCTTGACAGCTACTCTCTGCCAGGAAGAGACAGGGCATGGGCAGATGGGCTGTGGTCTCGGAGCCAGGCTGGAATCCCCCTGTCTGGCATGATACCACTTTTCTCTTCTAATTAATGGCTCACTCACAGCCAGGCCACAAGAGGCTGAAAGAGACCAGCGCCCTTAGGAGGAGTCCCTGTGATAAGGAAGGAATGTGCTGTGGATCCTCCCAGCACGGAAGCTTCCAGGAGGGCCAGCATCTAAGACTCACGCTTGTTCATACGGGTGATGGATGCTGGCCAAGGAAACCTCCAGGTGGAGCCTGGAGGCCAAGAACACAAGCTCTCAGTTTAAGTGCAAGGAGCACAGAGACCTTTCCAAGACCTGCAGGGACTCAGATGCACCCGGACCGTCTATGAACACGGCACAGCAAGGGCCTGAGTTCCACCCCTAACTGGACGCACCCCCTCGCCCTCTGCAGCAGTTGCTACTCCTTCCTCCCGTCACCCCGAGGTGTAACTGCCTCTTTTCCACTTTCTTGCAGCGCCGAAATGTTCAACCTCACCTCCCAGGTCCTTGAACCTGCTCTCAACGGGACCCTGCCCGAGAGCAGCAACTGCTTCCAGTCCAACTTGGGGAACTGGCTCAACACCATCCAGCCCCCCTTCCTCTGGATCCTCTTTCTGCTCGCCGCCCTGGAGAACACCTTTGTCCTCAGCGTCTTCTGCCTGCACAAGAGCAGCTGCACGGTGGCGGAGATCTACCTGGGCAACCTGGCCGTGGCAGACCTGATCCTGGCCTGCGGGCTGCCCTTCTGGGCCGTCACCATCGCCAACAACTTCGACTGGCTCTTTGGGGAAGCCCTCTGCCGCGTGGTGAACACCATGCTCTACATGAACCTCTACAGCAGCATCTGCTTCCTCATGCTGGTGAGCATCGACCGCTACCTGGCCCTGGTGAAGACCATGTCCATGGGCTGGATGCGCAGGGTGCGCTGGGCCAAGCTCTACAGCCTGGTGATCTGGGGCTGCACGCTGCTTCTGAGCTCGCCCATGCTGGCCTTCCGCACCATGCAGGAGTACAACAGCGAGGGCCACAACGTCACTGCCTGCGTCATCATCTACCCGTCCCGCAGCTGGGAGGTCTTCACCAACATCCTCCTGAACTCAGTGGGCTTCCTGCTGCCCCTGAGTGTCATCACCTTCTGCACCGTACAGATCATGCAGGTGCTGCGTAACAACGAGATGCAGAAGTTCAAGGAGATCCAGACGGAGAGGAAGGCCACGCTGCTGGTCCTGGCCGTCCTGCTGCTGTTCGTGGTCTGCTGGCTGCCCTTCCAGATCAGCACCTTCCTGGACACGCTGCTGCGCCTCCAGGTGCTCTCGGGCTGCTGGTACAGGAAGATCGACATCTTCACGCAGATCTCGTCCTTCGTGGCTTATAGCAACAGCTGCCTCAACCCGCTGGTGTACGTGATCGTGGGCAAGCGCTTCCGCAAGAAGTCGCGGGAGGTGTACGCACGGCTGTGCCGGCCAGGCGGCTGCGGGTCGGCGGAGCCCAGCCAGACGGAGAACTCCATGGGCACGCTGCGGACCTCCATCTCCGTGGAACGCCACATTCACAAACTGCAGTAGCGGGTGGGGAGCAGCCAGCGAGCAGATGGCACCCGGGGATACCGATGCGTGTGATGATGGATGGACGGCGGCTCTCGGGATGCGCCCCCAGGAGGAAGGAAGGCATCCCaattgtgaccttgggcagtgaGTCGGTGTCTCCAGTAAATTCCTGCCCCGCCCAAGCTGTGGTGAACAGGGCTGCGAGGTTGGAAGGTGCACAGCCAAGGGCCCCAGAAATAATGACAGTATAATCCTTCTTACTGGCTTCCACCCCTGGGCCAGTCTGCTGCTTCCCgaggagcagaggagcctggggacaggGACAGGAGTGGCCGAGCTCCCCTCCTACGTGGTGTGCCACTCTGCCGGAGCACGACAGCTCAGATCTCCAGAAATGCCGCCCAGCTTTGGGGCAGCCACTGAGAGGGCCGCGCACACTGGCTGACGTGTAGTCTTGGGTTTCTTGAATCCGCTCAGCTAGGACTTTGGAGGATGATTCCTCACGTCAATGAAGGTTAAACTCTGAGTGATCCACAGTGAGAGCCGAGACCAGGACTCTCGTTCCCCTTGCAGAAAGACAAGTGGTCTGTGCCAAAGACGAACCCAGTAAGTACTTACCCAGCACTTGCTCTACACGCAGCGTCGAACCCTGtgggcaagaaaaaagaaaataatctgtccTGCAGGAACTTGCAGACTCGCGATGATTCAGCAGCCACCACAAGGCTGTTCCAGACGCGGTCAAGCCAGGCACTGtggacagggcagggagggggagtCGGGCGCGCCAGCTCAGAGGATAACTGGCTGCACGTGGCCACGCCCCCGCCTCGGTTTCCTCCCGGTAACACGAGGCTGTTGTGGGGATTAAAGGAGGTAATAGGCACAGAAGTACTTTGACAAATGAAAGGTGCTATGTAAATATGAGGCATTATTATGCCCGCAGAATGGGAATAAAGTTATTCTAAGGAGAAAGACAAGTTCAGCAAAATGTCTGTAGAAGAGAATCGGTGTTGAAGCTAAGGGGTGTGGAAAACACTCCTTAGTGTCTGACACATACTAAGTGCTCCGTATGTTAAGCTCCCTTCCACCACCTGCCCTTTCCATCAATTTGCACGCGTgcacgtgcgcgcgcgcgcgcacacacacacacacacacacacacgcacgcacaagCATTTTCAGGAAAGGTCACCCCTTCCATGGAGGCGGGAGAacaccctccccagcccaccttcACCGGCTCATTCACCCGAAGAAGCAACTGCAGAGGGGCCGCGGGCCCTGCCTCCTGCGGGCGGGGCCAGGTGGCGAAGGGCGTGGTGGGCAGCGATGGGAGGGGCGGAGGGCGGGTACCAGGTGTCAGGCGGGAGGAAAATGGACCAGCATCCTTGGCCCTTAATGGACAGGCACCTGGCCCCAAGCCCCAGGTCCTCCAGGGggaattcctttcttctttttcttcacgtTTTATAATCAGCCTCCTGAGGCCGGCCCTCTGGGAGAACAGACCATCCGACGCCAACATCAAGCTCTTACAGTCAAGTCAGGGACGGGTGCTCAATAGCAATGGAGTTTAGGAGCTTCTGGTAATGTAGGCAGCACCCTGGAAGCACTCACTGGATCAGTAGATGGGTGATTCATTAGCGGGCTCTCCCTGGGGAGGTTTTATCCTCCCCAGGGCCAGCAGGATTGGGATGGAAAAGAGCCCATAAATCCTGACCAATCCAGCTctggattttaaaagaaaaggggtcacaaaaagatttactccccatcccagcctttgttttctgccatgcaAGCCCCTCTGCCGAAATAAACAGACACACTCATAGCTAGAGAAAGAACACAGGTGAAGTAAGAAGTACAAACCGTTTCATATTAGAATGAAGTGAAACCATGCGTGGAtgtgctggtaaagaatctgcctgcagtgcaggagactccgaTCCGattcctggaaaagggataggctacccactccaatattctcgggcctcccttgtggctcaggtggtatagcatctgcccacaatgctggagactgggtcaatcctgggttgggaagatcccctggagaagggataggccacccactccagtattctgtcctggagaatgccatggactgtatagtccatggggtcgcaaagagtcagacatgactgagcaactttcactcacaaaCCACATGCATAATGAGAGTGGAGTTTCACAAAaggaggctgggctgggcttTGGGGTGTGAGGAACTCGTTCGTCAGCGGGTGTGTATGTTCTGAGGGTCTCCTGCCAGCAGAGCTCTGGGCTCCTAATGGCTGTTTAAGGTccacccatgggcagaggagtaaTTCGTCTGTGGGAGGGGAGCTGCCCTGTGGGTTGTGTTGATACTGTGATAAAGAACATCTGTCCTGTGAAAGACCCAAAGAGCTATCACATTATAAAGAGGGattatttcacaaatgaggagAAATGGGTGAATGGTGTAAATGTGCCTTTTCTGTCCAAAATAATAAAGGGATGAGGCATTTTTGTGTGGTTCTTTCTTTTGTTACAACTCCCAAAACTCTGGATCTTGTCACAGACAGTGCCATAGGCAGTTAGAAGCCTTGGGTGCATGGGTTCCATTTATTTCCACTCAACCTACTTAAAGGCTCTGTGCTATAAATTAGTGGTGTCCAAACCATTGTAATTGCATATCCATATAAGTAaaaaaattttgattatttttacccAATATGTACACTTATTAACAGGTATTAAAATGTATACTCTTGAACATACCTAAgtagaaatttaagaaatttcaACTGTTTGAATATTTTCTCCCGTCCCACATTGGTGACTCAATAAGCTCCCAACGGGTGCCCGTGAGACCCCATGAGGTCCTAGAATCATAAGTAAAAGTGAAAacgtgaaagtattagtcgctcagtcatgtctgactctttgcaacctcatagactgtagcctgccagggtcctctgtccatgaaattctccaggtggctcagatggtaatgaatcttcctgcaatgcaggagacacgggttcaatccctgagttgggaagatcccctgaagaagggaatgattatccactccagtgttcttgtctagagaattccatggacagaggagtctggcgggctacagtccatgggttctcaaaaatCATAAGGATGACAGCAATTCATTTGTGCATGTGATATGTGTCTATTAAGTATCTTCCATTTGATTTCCATTAGGCGAGGTCTAGATCAAACAGTTGTCTAACCACTGCTTGCATTCTCACAGTGATGGGGAACTCATCACCCACTCCATTTTGAGACCCCTTCATTATTCATGTATTCAGTCATTCATTAAACAAAATTTGCATTCTGTGTCTACAGAAATGGCACTGCTTCAtctcttcatccatccatctctgcTAGAAACCTGGGGTTCATGGTAAAGAAGAACAACCATCTCTGTTATTCCTTCCACCTAGTGAATTGGtacctttttagattccaccccccccccccccgagtgTTTCCTGGATCTATCTGTTTCTTTCTATGTCTAACCATCATCTCTTACTGGTCTCCCCAACTCTGACATTAACCACTGCCATCCCACGATCTCCCAGTTCTTATTTTCCACTGTGCAGCCACTGACATCTTTTAAGAAAGCAAAGACGATGATAGGGAGGCTATACATGTAAAGAAGAATGTTTAGAACGtgatgacataaagcaagattctctatgacccacctcctagagtaatggaagtaaaaagaaaagtaaacatgtgggacttgattaaacttaaaagcttttgcacagctgccggagtccagctccaaCAGCCAGGGAAAcagcctgaaggggtgagcgGTGTCAGCAAAGAATGATGCAGCCTCTGACTCGAGGTGcgggactacatgtttatttccagcatcaggtcttcttttatactttgacaaaagcagtaggtcagaggtttgacattttcagttccccctcacccAGGTTTATTGTCTCAttgttgcccttcaaacagagttcctgcttcagcgatGAGAGAATCATGTTtgcttgtgattacattgtaactcatgcttatGTCTGGGCTGtgtaccacattcctcagtttatttcttatctttctaagtcctgcttgcccctagtatcctaagctcactatctcctaaaaaggcttctaactattcttaattatttctaaaccttaaactcagcaaacttcctttgccataaacatttccctcacaaacaggtctcagataacaatccttcctatggcctcaagctgtggcctatgtgctcatcctgggacattctttccaaaaatccttgaacaaatgtcagtggttactttatagattattttctgggcacgactgcagaaggctttgtgctttctcatgcttctctcaagaacaataagcaccttaacattctttcctgcCAACtcaaccaaagaaagaaagaacaagtcagaatcacaaaacctaactccttcatcccgggacCGTGCCTGCAggatgaggagagggggttggggccatgcctccattttgtcagtaatgcctaaagCGGCCCCCGACacgcaacaaaggaaactatatgcaaggtgaaaagacaaccctcagaatgggagaaaataatagcaaatgaaacaactcacAGATAGTTAAGTTTCAAAATACCTAAGCAGCTCATATAATTTAATACCAAAAGAAcaaacaaccaaatcaaaaagtggaaaaaagacctaaacagacatttctccaaagaagacatgcagacagctaacaaatatgtgaaaagatgctcaatatcactcattattggagaaaagccaatcaaaactatgatgatatatcacttcacaccattcataatggccatcatcaaaaagtctacaaagaataaatgctggagagagtgtgggaaccttcttgcactgttggtgagaaagtaaattgatatagccactatggaagatggaatggagatcccttaaaaaactaggaataaaaccactagatgacccagcaatctcattcctaggcatatactctgaggaaacctgaaacgaaaaagacacatgtaccccaacgttcactgcagcactatttacagtagctaggacatggaaacaacttagacatccatcaacagatgaatggaaaaagaagtggtggtacatatacacaatggaatattactcagccatgaaaaggaatgcatttgagtcagttcttgaacctagagcctattatacagagtgaagtaagtcagaaagagaaagataaatatcatttcagttcagttcagttgctcagtcgtgtctgactctttgtgaccccatgaattgcagcacgccaggcctccctgtccaaagccaactcccagagttcacccaaactcatatccatcgagttggtgttgccatccagccatctcatcctctgttgtccccttcttatcctgccccctatccctcccagcatcagagtcttttccaatgagtcaactcttcacatgaggcggccaaagtattggagtttcagctttagcatcgttccttccaaacaacacccaggactgatctcctttagaatggaccggttggatctccttgcagtccaagggactctcaagagttttctccaacaccacagttcaaaagcatcaattcttcggcactcagctttcttcacagtccaaatctcacatccatacatgaccactggaaaaactatagccttgactagacggacctttgttggcaaagtaatgtctctgcttttcaatatgctatctaggttggtcataactttcctgccaaggagtgtcttctaattttatagctgcaatcaccaatctgtagtgattttggaggcccccaaaataaagttggacacaagtgtctgacactgtttccactgtttccccatctatttcccatgaagtgatgggatcagatgccatgatcttcgttttctgaatgttgagctttaagccaactttttcactttcctctttcactttcatcaagaggctttttagttcctcttcactttctcccataagggtggtgtcatctgcatatctgaggttattgatatttctcccggcaatcttgattccagcttgtgcttcttccagcccagcatttctcatggtgtactctgcatagaagttaaataagcagggtgacaatatacagccttgacgtactccttttcctatttggaaccagtctgttgtttcatgtccagttctgaccagcatattggtttctcaagaggcaggttaggtggtctggtattcccatctctttcagaattttccacagttgattgtgatccacacagtcaaaggctttggcatagtcatatactaatgcatatatacggaatctagaaaatggcactgatgactttatttgcagggcatcagtggagaaacagacgtaGTGAACAGTcttgtggacatggggagaggggaggagagggtgagatgtatggagagaaacTAACATTAGATGTATGGAGAGAAACTCAcaaggaaacttacattaccatttgtaaaatagacagccaacgggaatttgctgtaggtctcagggaactcaaacaggggctctgtatcaacctagaggcgtgtgatggggagggagatgggagggaggtgcaagaggaaggggacatatatacacctatggctgattcgtatTGAGGTAGTGTCCCACCACTCTTGGGATGAAGTTCCACTTCTAAAATGTGGCTTACAAGACCCTTCATTAGCTGGCCTCTGGCTtgcctctttccctctcctcagtCCCTGGCTCATTCCCTACCCTCAATCCATGTTGGACACAAGTGTCTGGCAGGTATTTCATTCCCCCTCTGTTGCCCACACTTCCTTCCCTGCCTGGACCCCAATAGGACCTTGAGTTTGGAGAAAGCTACCCACAAGTGTGCCAGGGTGCTCACTCATCGAGGGACTTTGTTCACGGATGGGGCGTGACTCAAGAATGTCTGGGATCCAGAGGTCTGAGTAGGGCTCTGAGCAGACAGAAACAGGGCCagaaagcctccctcccaccttcctctgcTCCCAGCCAGGTAGCAAGAGCAGCTCTCATCTCCTGACCCTTCTTGTCCCCCAGAGAGCTGATGCATTGGGGAGAAGTCCAGGTGGGTGTCTGGTGGACGCAGAAGCAAGCAATAGATCCAGCTCCTGAGTCTTCCCTGGCTAGAAAGGGTGAGGGCCCAGTGCCTGGAGTTTCAGACTGTCTGTCATCTGCCAGGTGCCTTGATGGGAGCTAGTGCTGGTGATGCCGGCTCCCAGCAGTGATGAAGCCGCTTATGATTCGGAGGTGCAGACTCCATCTGTGGACTCCCGTAACACTTTCCATCACTTCCTAGTTCCTCCATCCCCAGGCATGCTGCAGAGCCTCACACAGCCCTGACCTCTGGCCAAGCCCCGGGAGGATGTAGGGGTCCAAGTTGAGCAAGCAGGTCACAGTTTAGCAATAGCCATGGCTGAAAGTTTAATGGTTTGTTTGTGGGTTTTTGGCTGAGGTTCAAGGGGCCCCATGCAAATATCTCACCCTCTACTGAGctcttatttacttttttctttgctgCTGTGGTTAACTACAGGATAtcgaatatagttccttgtgtggTACAATAGGACCTTGTGGTTTATCCATCACTGAGCTCTTTTTAGAACTGACCCTCATGACCACTCAGGTAGGCAGGTGCATGTCCCCCTGCTGGTTCAGGATGTGGAAACAGGAAATAATCTGCTCAGGCCACATGGTTCTTCAGGAAGGTGCTTAGAAGCCCGCCTGCTCTTGGTGTGTTCGTGACTTGGCAGGTGGATGCAAATACTGACACAGAGGAGGCTCCCGAGGTGACTTCATGCATGAAGGGTATCCGAGCCTCAGCTTGGGCTGTTTCTGCCCCAGTAAACAGACTTTGTATCTTCTGGGGCTTGTGAATTCTTGCTTGCTGCAGAATCACCTCCCCAGAGGCAGGTGGTTGACACCGCACAATGAGATATTTACTGAGAAAAGATTTCCATGCCTTGTTCATTCCAGTGGCTTTTAGTGAATTCACAGGgttgtgtaaccatcactgcCCTCTAATTCCATTGCCTTCTTCCCTCCACATCCGTTAGCAGTCACTTCCTCCCTACCACCTCTGGAAGCCGCtgattttctctctgtctctagaTTTGtcagttctggacatttcatggaGCTGGAATCACACACTGTGTgccttttgtgcctggcttcttttactGAGCCTATAGGGAGATATAATGTTGGATATAATGTTGGTGAACACTCGCTCAGAGTCCTCAAGTTCCTGCCATGCCACCTATTCACCGTGTGATCCTGGCAAACCACGCAACTCATTTCCCCCACACTGGCCTTTggcctcggttttctcatctgtgaagtgggcagATAGTACAATAAGTATATCTACATCATGCAGAACTACTGACTCCGGAAAGGAGGCTTTGGAAACTGTAAAGGGAGGCCCCAACTTGGCAGAGACCACTCTGGACTTGGAGTCAGGGCCCTTATCCATGGAACAGCCCTGTGACTTCTTGGCTGTGAGGGTTTAGAGAAAATCAGTTAACTTATCTGAGCTTCTGGAGGGTTTTGCCTATAAAATGAGGATTCAGGTGTTGTGAAGGTTAAGTGAGGTAAAGGTGCTCTAATGAGTTTAATAgtgtctccttccttccccaaatTCACATCCACTTGGAACTTTAGATATTACCTTACTGGGGGATAAGGTCTTTGTGGAagacccttccctggtggctcagatggtaaagaatcagcctgcaatgcgggagacccaggtttgatcgctgggtcagaaagatcccctggagaaggaaatggcaacccattccagtgttctagcctggaaaattccatggacagaggagcctggaaggctgcagtccatggggttgaaaagagttggacatgactgagcgactaacacgttaCACTTTCACTCTCATACGGGGTGAGGAtgggccctaaatccagtgaCTAGAGTCCTGATGAGGAGAGAAGAGGgtccacagagacacagagacgggAGAGGTTGGAAGCAGAGACCCGGAGCGATGGGATGTCAGGATTGCCACCAGAAGCCGGGCAGAGGCAGAGGACAGACTCCTCCTCCAACCCTCCAGGAGGAACCAAGCCTGCTGAGGCCTTGAATgtggacttctggcctcctgcCGTGCAAGAGAATAAATTCCTGCTCCCTTAAGCCTCCCCGCACGTGGTACCTCACTCCAGCGCTGTAGGAGACCAGTGCAGGTATTTTCACAGCTCTGAGCCAGTGTTCACCATAGAGATGCTGGTCCCAGTCGACACAAAGCCCTTCCCCCAGCAACAGAGGCCAGAAGCAGACACGCTCCATGTTTCCGCGGGCCAGCGGTGCTAGTTGGTGATAGAAGTTTCCTAAGAACAAATGGGATGCAGCATCTTACAGAATTTCAGAGATGTCTTTAGGGGAGATACTGAGGCCTCCCTCAAGGTACTGTAGCGTGCTGGGGGCTGGCCCAGACCCCAGAGCGTGTGCGCCATAGGCCTTGACACCCCGTCTCTGCTGACCCAGCATCGGGACTCCCCCatttctcccctccttcctcaAAACGCAGGTGATTCTGGGAGCCTCAGCCCAGGTTAAGAATCGGCCACAGGGCCCGGCTCCCGGCTTCCGGGCAGCTCTGTGGCAAGCCCACGTTGGTGGGATGTTGTTTATCAACAAGCCTGAAAGATGGCCCAAGATGAGCTCTGAGGCTCCTCTGAACACCTCCCTGCACGCTGAGTCCCTACACGGCCCACTCAGTGGGCAGCCAGGCACCCCTGCTGGTTCCTCCCCCAAGTCCTGGCGGAGACGGTGGACCTTGCAAAGCCTTCCTGTTCTCGAGCTACCACTGGCCCGTGCAACAGGCAAGTGACAAAACCAGAGTCGCTCCCGCCAGCTCCTGGTCAAGGGCCA
Proteins encoded in this window:
- the BDKRB2 gene encoding B2 bradykinin receptor, with the translated sequence MFSAWKRPMFPSIHEDTVPTTASFGAEMFNLTSQVLEPALNGTLPESSNCFQSNLGNWLNTIQPPFLWILFLLAALENTFVLSVFCLHKSSCTVAEIYLGNLAVADLILACGLPFWAVTIANNFDWLFGEALCRVVNTMLYMNLYSSICFLMLVSIDRYLALVKTMSMGWMRRVRWAKLYSLVIWGCTLLLSSPMLAFRTMQEYNSEGHNVTACVIIYPSRSWEVFTNILLNSVGFLLPLSVITFCTVQIMQVLRNNEMQKFKEIQTERKATLLVLAVLLLFVVCWLPFQISTFLDTLLRLQVLSGCWYRKIDIFTQISSFVAYSNSCLNPLVYVIVGKRFRKKSREVYARLCRPGGCGSAEPSQTENSMGTLRTSISVERHIHKLQ